The Coffea arabica cultivar ET-39 chromosome 2c, Coffea Arabica ET-39 HiFi, whole genome shotgun sequence genome includes the window TACTTTCAGTGAGACTAATCCGGATTCGACTCGAGGTGTGCACGCTCAGTTCGATTCTTACTCGGAAGTGAAAACCCAACCCAAGATTTTCAACGTGCGAGTCAAAATTGTGAACCTCCCATTTGCATTAACAATCCGTGTATCCGACGCATGAACTTTGACACAAATTGCACGAGGTAATTGCTTGATACAAAAAAATTGCGATGGGCCTTGGATGGAATTTGAGGCATTGACCATAAGACTACTTTGTGGGGTTGGGCATCAAGAATTTATCTGCCCAGAGAACAGTCTATGGGCCACCAAGTGGCCTAATTTTGCAGGACCTTGTTTGGATTCCTATGGATCTCTTCTTTGGATTGGACAGCAAATAGGCAACCCGAACCGACCCAGGATCCGGTAACCCGTTTCTTGAAATGAACGCGAAGACTAATAATCGATATTGCAAGGAACTCTGTCCTCTCCAGTCTCCATACTGCCTTCTCAAATTTTCATCTTCACAACTGATGCGGATTGTGGCGAGAACGAATTCCTGAAGATTAGGTACACACAAAACCACACTCCCCTTCGTTGTACTTCGATTGATCAGAAAAGTCTTAGTAATATTTTACTAACTTATGATGTATCCTAAAAAACCCACCTTTCTTACCATTATCAACGGAGCGCCGCCAGAAAGACTCCAAAGCCCTGATAGTACAGCAGTCCTGCCATGTTTATTTAGAGCTCTGTTCTGTTCTCGTGCCCGTCTAAGCTGTTTTTGTGTTTGCTTAAAAGATttgaattgtaaaattccttaTTGTTTTTGTGTGGAGGGAATTGTTTCTGAGATTAGATAATTGAGGGTCTAATGGCTCCTTTTTGATGTTCTAATTAGAAAATGATATGTCTATAGATATGCATGTGACTATGGACCTAATCACTCCCTTTTTGAGTAGTTATTTTTTCATTCGTATCTATTTTGATTAGGATAACGAGATCTTCTTGGCTCTTTTACTTTGAACTAATTAGTACCGAAGAATGTGGTTGCAGAAATTAGTAAATCTGAAGTTGGTGATTGCGTGTATTTCCTCCCTATGTGAGGTTCTGAAAGACTTTATGTTATGAGGATATGTGAGATCTCAATGTGTTGGAATATTGCCTGACAAGATTTACTGCCTGTTttcgtttttagtttttatggaGCATGTATTCAAAATACCTGGCTGTGCTCTatgttcatatatatatatattttgttccCTTTTGGGTGACATGCTATGAATAGCTGCAATGGAAGCACCTAATCAGTCTGATCTGCGATCTGATTTGAAACCTCAAGTCACGTACCGCTGCAAGAAATGTCGAAGAATCGTTGCTACAGAGGAGATGGTTGTTCCCCATGAACGTGGAGGTGGACAGAAGTGTTTTAAGTGGAAAAAGAGAAGTCATACCCAAGTGGAAAATGAGCCACCTGAATGCTCATCTATTTTTGTAGAGCCCATGAAGTGGATGGAATCATGTTAGTCAATTCGCAGATTTCATGCTTTTTATTCAACAATATCGGATATTTGTCTTGCACTAACATCGTTCAACTCATATTTGCTGTCAGTACAAGACGGTGGTGTGGAAGACAAGATTCTGTGCATGGGTTGTAAAACCCGGTTGGGATCCTTCAATTGGGCTGGCATGCAGTGCAATTGTGGGAAGTGGATCACTCCTGCGTTTCAGCTGCACAAAAATCGGATTGATGAATGTCAATTATGATCGAGGATCTTATAGCATATTTTTGTCAGTTTAGCAATATTGTCACGAGTATAAAGCAGTTGGTTGGTACTCTATTTGGCAAGCTTTTAGTCTAGCATGCTTGAGAGTCCATCATACACTTCTCTCCTGGTTTAATGTTTCTGATGAAGCCCGCTAGTAATCTTGTAAATCAGTAAGTTGGTCGCACTTTTGCATGTCGTGTAATCTAGCAGGTGGGAGTCAACACGACTAAGTTTACTTGTATACCAAAAGAAGGAACTGCTATTAGCTGAAATTCAGAGAGAAGCATGTTGTGGAGATGCTTTCTGATTCTAACTTCTGATTTACTGAGCGTTTAGAACAGAGCTACCTTGTATGTAAATTTAGTAATCTCATGCGTTCTAAATTCATAGGACACAATGTTGCGAGAACAGGTGCATTTGTACTCCTCTATGACGGAGATAATGTTCGATCTCACCAGATCAACAAATTACAATCCGGGAAGATGGTCAAAATTAAGTGGCATACTGCACTTGCATACTCCATGGAGAGTACATACACAAAGTTACCATGTCAATAACTCCCTTGttataaaatgataaaaatggtCGTCATTTCTTCGCTACATTACTGTCAACAGAATTCTGCAACAGGCATCAGCAAAGAAGATACTGTCAtgtcagccaaaaaaaaaaaaaagaactcttGCTACACAATTTTCCAATGCAGCCAGATGGTAGTTTtacaattatttttcaaaattgtttcTATATGTGTTAGTGCACAATTGTAACACTTTAGGATATAATTGTAGCTGGCAATCTACGATTTCCATGGTGTCTCACCGTTGACCTTTCAGTCTAACCatcttgcatttcatttcaccACTCAAGCCTGCACAGTTCAGTTGACATGTTCTTCTGTTGCCTGGCTTCGAAGTCCCCTCTCCAGCTTGCTTCTCTTGCCATTCCCATCAAGAACAGTGCGACTGATTCTTCTGATTTCTTTGTTCTCTTTGCATTTTATCTTATTCAAGCTTCTCTTTCAATTTTCTGTAATTACCTATCACTCTAACCAATTACTGAACTTTGCAATCTGATCAATAAAATCCTTCTGCTGATGCCAAAAGCTGAGAACTTTATGTAATCGTTATATCTTATCATGTACTAAGTAGGTATTTGATGCATCTCTTTTTGGGATAAAAGGTTATATCCTTTATTACTACTAATATTATTACTATTTTGGTTGGTATTGGATCATACCTAATATGAGGAAATTCTGAAAATTTCTTAATGTGAGGGATAGGGAGGAAGAAAACGACGGCTTAAGCTGAAGTGACCTCTCTAATTCAAACCCTTGTACATCTGGAGAAATTCCCCTGTATTCTTTTCGAAAGTAAAATAATTTAGGCCAAAGGTTTCAATGAAAAATGTGGATGAAGTCATACAGCTTTTGGAACTAGGAGAAAACGAGTGGGATCATACATTATATTAGAACTGTCAAGTACGATCCTGAATGGCTTCTGTCACAATATCAGCCATTAAGAAGAGAGAATCCTTTTCATCTAGAGTCACTCCAAGTGGGATCTTGTATTGGTAGAGCATCAAATatgaaggaagaaaaggaaaagatattGGAAGAGATGAGTTCATTTCACGCAGAGCTGAAAGAATTCCTTGGTATGAGGCCGCGTTTGTGATGCTTGATGCTACTGCTACATCCCCATCAATAATCCTTTCctctttttgtttcttcctCTCCCAATTAAAAATCACGCTTTCtgattctctttttctctctcccaAACTAGGCCTAAATTCTTCTCACTCAAAAAGGAATCTTGTGCAGAATTAGAAAGCAGGAAATCATTCAAGATAGTGTTGATCAGTTAGTTACCAGTGAAACCACGCTCGCTGGCACTTTGCGCTTGTGATTGCGATCAATATCAGTAAGAATCCCCTTCTGATCGCCTTGTAGCTTTCCACTTTCATTTTTTAGTGCATCCGTGCGCTCTTCTTTCAATTTTCTGGTTTATGCCCACTTGTCTCACTAAATTCTGTATTTCGCAATCTAGCTAAAAGTTCTACATTTTGCAATTTAATTCTGTTATTCAACTGTTTGATCGGTTTTATTAACATTCTGTATTTTGCGCTCTATTTGGAgggagttctttttttttttttttcattttattgaagAAGTATTGTTTTACTGCTGTTTGATGATAATCGATTTGTCATCTTGATATGCcaaatcaaaaaatttcttGACCTGCAGCTTGTGTGAGAAGTGCAGACCTATATTGTGGGAGAGATAGATGGCTTATGCTGCTGTGGCTTCTCTTGTCCAAACGCTAGAGTACGTGttgaaattttcacatttgGTTTTCCAAATCAAGATAAAGCGTGCCGAAGTTTACAATAAAAGAGTTGCTGAAGTCATAAA containing:
- the LOC113726150 gene encoding probable inactive dual specificity protein phosphatase-like At4g18593 — encoded protein: MEAPNQSDLRSDLKPQVTYRCKKCRRIVATEEMVVPHERGGGQKCFKWKKRSHTQVENEPPECSSIFVEPMKWMESLQDGGVEDKILCMGCKTRLGSFNWAGMQCNCGKWITPAFQLHKNRIDECQL